The Brachybacterium huguangmaarense genome contains a region encoding:
- a CDS encoding DnaJ C-terminal domain-containing protein has translation MSGQDWLDKDFYAVLGVSKDASAQEIKKAYRKKAKQLHPDRHPGDKDAEDRFKAVGEAYGVLNDPEQRQQYDAIRAMGSGGARFSSGPGGAAGAEGFEDMFSAMFGGGGQGGARVRFGGQGGAQGSPNMEDIFSMFGGGGRGAGSFGGGGFGGAGGGYTAPAKGQDLSARTTLSFREAALGTEIRLSVGGRSVTTRTPAGVRDGQKIRLRGKGQPSANGGEAGDLILTISVTPHPVFSLDGNDLRVTVPVRYDEAVLGTTVEVPRLDGGTVRMKVPAGTPSGRTLRAKGKGITTSKGTGDLLATLEVTVPAHLDDATRAAVEQLRAAQEDENPRASLAADAAR, from the coding sequence ATGTCCGGACAGGACTGGCTCGACAAGGACTTCTACGCGGTGCTCGGTGTCTCGAAGGACGCGAGCGCCCAGGAGATCAAGAAGGCGTACCGGAAGAAGGCCAAGCAGCTGCACCCGGACCGCCACCCCGGCGACAAGGACGCCGAGGACCGCTTCAAGGCGGTCGGCGAGGCCTACGGGGTGCTCAACGACCCCGAGCAGCGCCAGCAGTACGACGCGATCCGCGCGATGGGCTCCGGCGGCGCCCGCTTCTCCTCGGGCCCCGGCGGCGCAGCCGGCGCCGAGGGCTTCGAGGACATGTTCTCGGCCATGTTCGGCGGCGGCGGCCAGGGCGGTGCCCGGGTCCGCTTCGGCGGTCAGGGCGGTGCTCAGGGCAGCCCCAACATGGAGGACATCTTCTCCATGTTCGGCGGCGGGGGTCGGGGCGCCGGCAGCTTCGGCGGCGGAGGGTTCGGCGGTGCGGGCGGCGGCTACACCGCCCCCGCCAAGGGCCAGGACCTCTCGGCCCGGACCACCCTGAGCTTCCGCGAGGCGGCGCTCGGAACCGAGATCCGCCTCAGCGTCGGCGGCCGCTCGGTCACCACGCGCACGCCGGCCGGGGTGCGCGACGGCCAGAAGATCCGTCTGCGCGGCAAGGGCCAGCCGTCCGCGAACGGCGGCGAGGCGGGCGACCTGATCCTCACGATCTCCGTCACCCCCCACCCCGTTTTCTCGCTCGACGGCAACGACCTGCGGGTGACCGTCCCGGTGCGCTACGACGAGGCCGTGCTCGGCACGACCGTCGAGGTGCCCCGTCTCGACGGCGGCACGGTGCGCATGAAGGTGCCGGCCGGCACGCCGTCGGGCCGCACCCTGCGCGCCAAGGGCAAGGGGATCACGACCTCGAAGGGCACCGGCGACCTGCTGGCGACCCTCGAGGTGACGGTGCCCGCCCACCTCGACGATGCGACCCGCGCGGCCGTCGAGCAGCTGCGCGCGGCGCAGGAGGACGAGAACCCGCGGGCCTCGCTCGCCGCCGACGCGGCGAGGTGA
- a CDS encoding nucleotide exchange factor GrpE produces MTEDQSSPTPEQEPRDGSGAGRDEPRFSFSDKRRVDPTDGSVRPSDAPAPGSEQEPEDPIDAEAAKLFADAASGDGAEVVSERVVELEGQVADLEEELKRSQAEYVNSRRRIEASAVVSTEAAVGRVLTSLIGVLDDLELARQHGDLAEGTPFASIAAKLEDALAAHGMERFGAPGEVFDPTIHEALLHEDSADVETNTIKTVLQPGYRMKDRVLRPARVATYGPQ; encoded by the coding sequence GTGACCGAGGACCAGAGCAGCCCCACCCCGGAGCAGGAGCCGCGCGACGGCTCCGGCGCCGGCCGGGACGAGCCGCGGTTCTCCTTCTCGGACAAGCGCCGGGTCGATCCGACGGACGGCAGCGTCCGTCCGTCGGACGCCCCGGCCCCCGGGTCCGAGCAGGAGCCCGAGGACCCGATCGACGCCGAGGCGGCGAAGCTCTTCGCCGATGCCGCCTCCGGCGACGGCGCCGAGGTCGTCTCGGAGCGGGTCGTCGAGCTCGAGGGCCAGGTGGCCGATCTCGAGGAGGAGCTCAAGCGCTCCCAGGCCGAGTACGTCAACTCCCGGCGCCGGATCGAGGCGAGCGCGGTCGTGTCGACCGAGGCCGCCGTCGGTCGCGTCCTGACCTCGCTGATCGGGGTCCTGGACGATCTCGAGCTCGCGCGTCAGCACGGAGACCTCGCCGAGGGCACCCCGTTCGCGTCGATCGCCGCGAAGCTCGAGGACGCCCTGGCCGCTCACGGCATGGAGCGCTTCGGCGCCCCGGGCGAGGTGTTCGACCCGACCATCCACGAGGCCCTCCTGCACGAGGACTCCGCGGACGTCGAGACCAACACCATCAAGACGGTCCTGCAGCCCGGCTACCGCATGAAGGACCGCGTGCTGCGGCCCGCCCGCGTGGCCACCTACGGCCCGCAGTGA
- the dnaK gene encoding molecular chaperone DnaK codes for MSRVVGIDLGTTNSCVAVLEGGQPTVIANAEGTRTTPSVVAFSKQGEVLVGEVAKRQAVTNVDRTISSVKRHMGTDWTKEIDDKKYTPQEISARILGKLKRDAEAYLGEPVTDAVITVPAYFSDSERQATKDAGQIAGLNVLRIINEPTAAALAYGLEKGKDDEQILVFDLGGGTFDVSLLEVSKDEDGSTIQVQATAGDNRLGGDDWDQKIVDWLISQVKAKDGVDLSKDRIALQRLKEAAEQAKKELSSATSTNISLQYLSMTENGPLHLDEKLTRSHFEEMTSDLLERTKAPFHQVIKDAGIKVSDIDHVVLVGGSTRMPAVSEEVKELTGKEPNKGVNPDEVVAIGAALQAAVIRGERKDVLLMDVTPLSLGIETKGGVMTKLIERNAAIPTKTSEVFSTAEDNQPSVAIQVFQGERQFTRDNKLLGTFELSGIAPAPRGIPQIEVTFDIDSNGIVHVSAKDRGTGNEQSIQITGGSALSKDDIDQMIKDAEAHAAEDQERRDLADARNTLEQLVYQGEKLLKDNGDKVPDGDKTGAEDAIKAAKETLANEDASKDELESTRDALNEALQKVGTAIYSQQGDAQAAPGADGEQAGTTGSSSDDDVVDAEIVDDEEDK; via the coding sequence ATGTCCCGTGTCGTCGGAATCGACCTCGGCACCACCAACTCGTGCGTGGCCGTCCTCGAGGGTGGCCAGCCCACCGTCATCGCCAACGCGGAGGGCACCCGCACCACCCCGTCCGTCGTCGCCTTCTCCAAGCAGGGGGAGGTCCTCGTCGGCGAGGTCGCCAAGCGTCAGGCCGTCACCAACGTCGATCGCACCATCTCGTCCGTCAAGCGCCACATGGGCACCGACTGGACCAAGGAGATCGACGACAAGAAGTACACCCCCCAGGAGATCTCCGCTCGCATCCTGGGCAAGCTCAAGCGCGACGCCGAGGCGTACCTCGGCGAGCCCGTTACCGATGCGGTCATCACCGTCCCCGCCTACTTCTCGGACTCCGAGCGTCAGGCGACCAAGGACGCGGGCCAGATCGCGGGCCTCAACGTCCTGCGCATCATCAACGAGCCCACCGCCGCGGCCCTCGCCTACGGCCTCGAGAAGGGCAAGGACGACGAGCAGATCCTGGTCTTCGACCTGGGCGGCGGCACCTTCGACGTGTCCCTGCTCGAGGTCTCCAAGGACGAGGACGGCTCGACCATCCAGGTCCAGGCGACCGCGGGCGACAACCGCCTCGGCGGCGACGACTGGGACCAGAAGATCGTCGACTGGCTGATCTCGCAGGTCAAGGCGAAGGACGGCGTGGACCTCTCCAAGGACCGCATCGCCCTGCAGCGCCTCAAGGAGGCCGCCGAGCAGGCCAAGAAGGAGCTGTCGTCGGCCACGTCGACCAACATCTCCCTCCAGTACCTGTCGATGACCGAGAACGGTCCGCTGCACCTCGACGAGAAGCTGACCCGCTCGCACTTCGAGGAGATGACCTCGGACCTGCTCGAGCGCACCAAGGCCCCCTTCCACCAGGTGATCAAGGACGCCGGGATCAAGGTCTCCGACATCGACCACGTGGTCCTCGTCGGCGGCTCGACCCGTATGCCCGCGGTCTCCGAGGAGGTCAAGGAGCTCACCGGCAAGGAGCCCAACAAGGGCGTCAACCCCGACGAGGTCGTCGCCATCGGCGCGGCCCTCCAGGCGGCGGTGATCCGTGGCGAGCGCAAGGACGTCCTGCTCATGGACGTCACCCCGCTCTCCCTCGGCATCGAGACCAAGGGCGGCGTGATGACCAAGCTCATCGAGCGCAACGCGGCCATCCCGACCAAGACCTCCGAGGTCTTCTCGACGGCCGAGGACAACCAGCCGTCGGTCGCCATCCAGGTCTTCCAGGGCGAGCGTCAGTTCACCCGTGACAACAAGCTGCTGGGCACCTTCGAGCTCTCGGGCATCGCCCCGGCTCCCCGTGGCATCCCGCAGATCGAGGTCACGTTCGACATCGACTCCAACGGCATCGTGCACGTCTCCGCCAAGGACCGCGGCACGGGCAACGAGCAGTCCATCCAGATCACCGGCGGGTCGGCCCTCTCCAAGGACGACATCGACCAGATGATCAAGGACGCCGAGGCCCACGCGGCCGAGGACCAGGAGCGCCGCGACCTGGCCGACGCCCGCAACACCCTCGAGCAGCTCGTCTACCAGGGCGAGAAGCTCCTGAAGGACAACGGCGACAAGGTGCCGGACGGCGACAAGACCGGCGCCGAGGACGCGATCAAGGCCGCCAAGGAGACCCTGGCGAACGAGGACGCGTCCAAGGACGAGCTCGAGTCCACGCGCGACGCCCTGAACGAGGCGCTGCAGAAGGTCGGCACCGCCATCTACTCCCAGCAGGGCGACGCCCAGGCGGCGCCGGGGGCCGACGGCGAGCAGGCCGGCACGACCGGCTCGTCCTCGGACGATGACGTGGTCGACGCCGAGATCGTGGACGACGAGGAGGACAAGTGA